A window of Candidatus Hydrogenedentota bacterium contains these coding sequences:
- the tolB gene encoding Tol-Pal system beta propeller repeat protein TolB yields the protein MKRIRWAAIAVFCATVLAAPLALAQVEIVGDAQSLGAKIPIAVPPCAAADPALVALATDLAQVVADDLTFSGLFAVLPRERYPAGFTALDPDVQRLDRDLWAATKAEHLVYGNLRQDGDTLVTEFRLFDLFTKQQVFGLELKVDRSFPRLAAHHFSEEVIRNLEGTPGIGTSEICFSAGVTGNKEIYVADYDGANVQQVTKHNSISIKPKFSPDGSKIAYLSYKDRYSFLYIFDRMTGVSVPLSKEVGLNIAPAWSPDGSQLAQVLSKDGNNEIYLRNADGTNLRRLTRNRDVDTSPTFSPDGGQIAFVSDRGGNPQIYVMDVSGENARRLSFQGGSSYDPAWSPDGKYIAYVAEKRGEGLEIYVMGADGSGARRITDSQGSNESPSWSPDSRHLIYFSTRNGQKALYNYTLETNEERRVPRIELSAEGPSWGPRRR from the coding sequence TTGAAACGCATAAGATGGGCAGCCATTGCCGTGTTTTGCGCAACTGTGTTGGCGGCGCCCCTGGCGCTCGCGCAGGTCGAAATTGTGGGCGACGCCCAGAGCCTCGGAGCCAAAATCCCCATCGCCGTGCCGCCCTGCGCCGCCGCCGATCCTGCACTCGTCGCCCTGGCCACCGACCTCGCCCAGGTCGTCGCCGATGACCTCACCTTTTCCGGCCTTTTCGCCGTGCTCCCGCGCGAGCGCTACCCCGCCGGATTCACCGCGCTCGATCCCGATGTCCAGCGGCTCGACCGCGACCTCTGGGCCGCCACCAAGGCCGAGCACCTCGTCTACGGCAACCTCCGCCAGGACGGCGACACCCTCGTGACCGAGTTCCGGCTCTTCGACCTCTTCACCAAGCAGCAGGTCTTTGGCCTCGAGCTGAAAGTGGACCGGAGCTTCCCTCGCCTCGCCGCGCACCACTTCTCCGAGGAGGTCATACGCAACCTCGAAGGCACGCCCGGCATCGGCACTTCCGAAATCTGCTTCAGCGCGGGCGTGACCGGCAACAAGGAAATCTACGTGGCCGACTACGACGGCGCCAACGTCCAGCAGGTCACCAAACACAACTCCATCTCCATCAAGCCAAAGTTCTCCCCCGACGGCAGCAAGATCGCCTACCTCTCCTACAAGGACCGGTACTCCTTCCTCTACATCTTCGACCGCATGACCGGCGTCTCGGTCCCGCTGTCGAAGGAAGTCGGCCTCAACATCGCCCCGGCCTGGTCGCCCGACGGATCCCAGCTCGCCCAGGTCCTCAGTAAGGACGGCAACAACGAAATCTACCTGCGAAACGCCGACGGCACCAACCTGCGCCGCCTCACGCGCAACCGCGACGTCGACACCTCCCCGACTTTCTCGCCCGACGGCGGCCAGATCGCCTTCGTGAGCGATCGCGGCGGCAACCCGCAGATCTACGTCATGGACGTCAGCGGCGAGAACGCCCGCCGCCTCTCCTTTCAGGGCGGCAGCTCCTATGACCCCGCCTGGTCCCCCGACGGCAAATACATCGCCTACGTGGCCGAAAAGCGCGGCGAGGGCCTCGAGATCTACGTCATGGGCGCCGACGGCTCCGGCGCGCGCCGCATCACCGACTCCCAGGGCAGCAACGAATCCCCGAGCTGGTCGCCCGATTCGCGCCACCTCATCTACTTCTCCACGCGCAACGGACAGAAGGCCCTCTACAACTACACCCTCGAAACCAACGAAGAACGTCGCGTCCCCCGCATCGAGCTCAGCGCCGAAGGCCCCAGCTGGGGACCTCGCCGCCGCTAG
- the mfd gene encoding transcription-repair coupling factor, whose protein sequence is MALRLPVFPIVESIARQLRRNDTPRLELVGPWGSGKTLLPLQVASDLGAPLLFITAGRLEAEGVHDDLCTFADEDGSALFPAWEVLPTDTMNPADDIVAERMNTLKRLSAAKEAGAPIHAVAPLRALLQYVVNQRRLAEDSLVLSVGEEHDLDALLARFIGMGYVREPMVEHRGDFSLRGGILDVFPISSELPYRVEFFGDEIDSIRRFEPETQRSIAQESEVHILPRSEKALLAAREGGRLTVLSDYFPKNTLVVLDEPLRLREAAEDLDAQFAGSPHHLPWEKALEELARFKQIHLAQIGYDRDPDTPRFQAPMQSITGWAGHSGDFWSQLKQWDLDGFTVQLLCVNTGERRRLYELLEEQGYRPGEDAFDLRVGIGRLQSGFTANAEKLAVLSEREMFGRHYMRRKRRRFEAGQTITQFSDLAVGDYIVHADNGIGRYVGLRRIEGKAGDYMTIQYAGGDTMYVPVTQIDTIQKYAGGDGAVPKVDRIGGKTWAKKKASVKKAVKDMTEELVKLYAAREGLTGHAYAPDTPWQREFEDAFEYDETPDQARAIDDIKRDMESARPMDRLLCGDVGYGKTEVALRAAFKSVMDGKQVALLAPTTVLTQQHYNTFTERMADFPVRIELLNRFRSPRQQKETIDRVKAGEVDILVGTHRITSKDVNFKDLGLVIIDEEQRFGVASKEKLKQLRTHVDVLTLSATPIPRTLHFSLIGVRDMSLINTAPNDRLPIHTCIEPWDEQVIREAIERELAREGQVFFLHNRVQTIDKIAAHVNKLVPRARVGVGHGQMAKHELEEIMTEFVSKRIDVLVCTTIIGSGIDIPNANTIIVDRADTFGLGELYQIRGRVGRYKHRAFAYLLIPGHKALSEEAQQRLKALEDFSSLGSGFRIAMRDLEIRGCGNILGAEQSGNIAAVGYETYKDLIAEAVAEHQGQPLRKRTLPPFEIHLDTHIPDAYVPVAQQKMTLYRRIAGVTAVEEVDELFDELKDRYGAPPAPVRRLLDVMRVRALAGEAGAKSVTAAKSVVSIQFEASRFPDKQAQNRLYQTYGGAIELAWRDQPAITLKVDTDREGPCEAAIHLLRQLADL, encoded by the coding sequence ATGGCCCTGCGCTTGCCCGTATTCCCGATCGTCGAGTCCATCGCGCGCCAGCTCCGCCGAAACGACACCCCGCGCCTCGAGCTGGTCGGCCCCTGGGGCTCCGGAAAGACCCTCCTGCCCCTCCAGGTCGCCTCCGATCTCGGCGCCCCCCTGCTCTTCATTACCGCCGGCCGGCTCGAGGCCGAGGGCGTGCACGACGACCTCTGCACCTTCGCCGACGAGGACGGGTCCGCCCTCTTTCCCGCCTGGGAAGTCCTGCCCACCGACACCATGAACCCCGCGGACGACATCGTCGCCGAGCGCATGAACACGCTCAAGCGGCTCTCCGCGGCGAAGGAGGCCGGCGCCCCCATCCATGCCGTCGCGCCCCTCCGCGCATTGCTCCAATACGTCGTCAACCAGCGCCGCCTCGCCGAGGACAGCCTCGTGCTGAGCGTGGGGGAGGAGCACGATCTCGACGCCCTCCTCGCCCGATTCATCGGCATGGGCTACGTGCGCGAGCCCATGGTCGAGCACCGGGGCGACTTCAGCCTCCGCGGCGGGATCCTCGATGTTTTCCCGATCTCCAGCGAGCTGCCCTACCGTGTTGAATTCTTCGGCGACGAGATCGACTCCATCCGCCGATTCGAGCCGGAAACGCAGCGCTCCATCGCCCAGGAATCCGAGGTGCACATCCTGCCCCGCTCGGAAAAGGCGCTGCTCGCGGCCCGGGAGGGGGGCCGCCTCACCGTCCTGTCCGACTACTTCCCGAAAAACACGCTCGTCGTGCTCGACGAACCCCTGCGTCTCCGCGAAGCCGCCGAAGATCTCGACGCCCAGTTCGCCGGCAGCCCCCACCACCTGCCCTGGGAAAAAGCCCTCGAAGAATTGGCCCGTTTCAAGCAGATCCACCTCGCCCAGATCGGCTACGACCGCGACCCCGATACGCCGCGCTTCCAGGCGCCCATGCAATCCATCACCGGATGGGCCGGGCACAGCGGCGATTTCTGGTCCCAGCTCAAGCAATGGGACCTCGACGGCTTCACCGTACAGCTCCTCTGCGTCAACACCGGCGAGCGCCGCCGCCTCTACGAGCTCCTCGAAGAGCAGGGCTACCGCCCCGGCGAGGACGCCTTCGATCTGCGCGTCGGCATCGGGCGGCTCCAGTCGGGCTTCACCGCAAACGCCGAGAAGCTCGCCGTCCTCTCCGAGCGCGAGATGTTCGGCCGCCACTACATGCGCCGCAAACGCCGCCGCTTCGAGGCCGGCCAGACCATCACCCAGTTCAGCGATCTGGCCGTCGGCGACTACATCGTCCACGCCGACAACGGCATCGGCCGCTACGTGGGCCTGCGCCGTATCGAGGGCAAAGCCGGCGATTACATGACGATCCAGTACGCGGGCGGCGACACCATGTACGTCCCCGTAACGCAGATCGACACCATCCAGAAGTACGCGGGCGGCGATGGGGCCGTTCCGAAGGTCGACCGTATTGGCGGCAAGACCTGGGCGAAGAAGAAAGCCTCCGTCAAGAAGGCCGTGAAGGACATGACGGAAGAGCTCGTGAAGCTCTACGCCGCGCGCGAGGGGCTCACCGGGCACGCCTACGCCCCCGACACCCCCTGGCAACGCGAATTCGAGGACGCCTTCGAATACGACGAAACCCCCGACCAGGCCCGCGCCATCGACGACATCAAGCGCGACATGGAATCCGCCCGCCCCATGGACCGCCTCCTCTGCGGCGACGTCGGCTACGGCAAGACCGAAGTCGCCCTGCGCGCCGCCTTCAAGTCCGTGATGGACGGCAAGCAGGTCGCCCTGCTCGCGCCCACTACCGTGCTCACCCAGCAGCACTACAACACCTTCACCGAACGCATGGCGGATTTCCCCGTCCGCATCGAATTGCTCAATCGCTTCCGCAGCCCGAGGCAGCAGAAGGAAACCATCGACCGCGTAAAGGCCGGCGAGGTGGATATCCTCGTCGGCACCCACCGCATCACCTCGAAGGACGTCAACTTCAAGGATCTCGGCCTCGTCATCATCGACGAGGAACAGCGCTTCGGCGTCGCCTCGAAGGAGAAGCTCAAGCAGCTCCGGACCCACGTCGATGTATTGACGCTCTCGGCCACACCCATCCCGCGCACGCTCCACTTCTCCCTGATTGGCGTCCGCGACATGAGCCTCATCAACACCGCGCCCAACGACCGCCTCCCCATACATACCTGCATCGAGCCCTGGGACGAGCAGGTCATCCGCGAGGCCATCGAACGCGAGCTCGCCCGCGAGGGGCAAGTCTTCTTCCTGCACAACCGAGTCCAGACCATCGACAAGATCGCCGCCCACGTCAACAAGCTCGTGCCCCGCGCGCGTGTCGGCGTCGGCCACGGCCAGATGGCGAAACACGAGCTCGAAGAGATCATGACCGAGTTCGTCAGCAAGCGGATCGATGTGCTCGTCTGCACCACCATCATCGGCTCGGGCATCGACATCCCCAACGCGAACACCATCATCGTCGATCGCGCCGATACCTTCGGCCTCGGCGAGCTTTACCAGATCCGCGGGCGCGTCGGGCGCTATAAACACCGCGCCTTCGCCTACCTCCTCATCCCCGGCCACAAGGCCCTCAGCGAGGAGGCCCAGCAGCGCCTGAAAGCCCTGGAGGACTTCTCCTCGCTCGGCTCCGGCTTCCGCATCGCCATGCGGGATCTCGAAATCCGGGGTTGCGGCAACATCCTCGGGGCCGAGCAGAGCGGAAACATCGCCGCCGTCGGCTACGAAACCTACAAGGACCTCATCGCCGAGGCCGTCGCCGAACACCAGGGCCAGCCCCTCCGCAAGCGGACCCTGCCGCCCTTTGAGATCCACCTCGACACCCACATCCCCGACGCCTACGTGCCCGTGGCCCAGCAGAAGATGACCCTCTACCGCCGCATTGCCGGCGTCACCGCCGTGGAGGAGGTCGACGAACTCTTCGACGAACTCAAGGATCGCTACGGGGCGCCGCCCGCACCCGTGCGCCGCCTCCTCGACGTCATGCGCGTCCGCGCCCTGGCTGGCGAGGCCGGCGCGAAATCCGTCACCGCCGCCAAAAGCGTGGTCTCGATCCAGTTCGAGGCCAGCCGTTTCCCCGACAAACAGGCCCAGAACCGGCTCTACCAGACCTACGGCGGAGCCATCGAACTCGCCTGGCGCGACCAGCCCGCCATCACCCTCAAGGTCGACACGGACCGGGAGGGGCCCTGTGAAGCCGCCATACACCTCCTCAGGCAGCTCGCCGATCTATAG
- a CDS encoding TonB family protein, with amino-acid sequence MQDRFEQYWRASLYRPKLRYTLVVSVLLHVLLLGLIFGYLNWWPKPKPPEVFQIQLVQGAETGLERPDQAAPQPQPEPEPVAEPEPPKPEPKPEPPKPEPKPEPKPEPKPEPKPEPKPEPKPKPEPKPEPKPEPKPEPKPEPKPEPKPEPKPEPKPEPKPEPKPEPKPKPEPKPEPKPEPKPEPKPEQLAKNDGPLTQGSNVEAADFPAALNYWATLVKRKVDRNWRVPPGVSLDAVETRVRVGFWVSRNGEVLDAPVILGTVPDQALAQSCLRAIQSSLPLPPFPDGFLEPEQYVTYVFTLSR; translated from the coding sequence ATGCAGGACCGATTCGAACAATACTGGCGGGCCTCCCTGTACCGCCCCAAGCTGCGCTACACGCTCGTAGTGTCGGTGTTGCTCCATGTCCTTCTGCTGGGGCTGATCTTCGGCTACCTCAACTGGTGGCCCAAGCCTAAACCCCCGGAAGTATTCCAGATTCAGCTGGTGCAGGGAGCCGAGACCGGACTGGAGCGCCCCGATCAGGCCGCGCCCCAGCCCCAGCCGGAACCCGAGCCTGTCGCCGAGCCCGAGCCGCCCAAGCCCGAGCCGAAGCCGGAACCGCCAAAGCCAGAACCGAAACCGGAACCGAAGCCGGAGCCCAAACCCGAGCCGAAGCCGGAACCGAAACCCGAGCCGAAACCGAAGCCGGAACCCAAACCGGAGCCAAAGCCGGAACCCAAACCGGAACCCAAACCGGAGCCAAAGCCGGAACCCAAACCGGAACCCAAACCGGAACCCAAACCGGAACCGAAACCCGAGCCGAAACCGGAGCCGAAGCCGAAACCGGAGCCGAAGCCGGAACCCAAGCCGGAGCCGAAACCGGAACCCAAACCCGAGCAGCTGGCGAAAAACGATGGGCCCCTGACGCAGGGGTCCAATGTCGAAGCGGCTGATTTTCCCGCCGCGCTCAATTATTGGGCGACCTTGGTCAAGCGCAAGGTGGACCGGAACTGGCGCGTGCCGCCAGGCGTAAGCCTCGACGCCGTCGAAACCAGGGTCCGGGTGGGCTTCTGGGTCAGCCGGAATGGCGAAGTCCTCGACGCGCCCGTTATACTCGGAACCGTGCCCGATCAGGCCCTGGCCCAGTCGTGTCTGCGGGCGATTCAATCCTCGCTGCCGTTGCCGCCATTCCCCGACGGATTCCTCGAACCCGAGCAGTATGTGACGTACGTATTTACGCTCAGCCGTTAA
- a CDS encoding NAD-dependent deacylase encodes MDSALDSAADAIARASHVIAVTGAGISVESGIPDFRSPGGIWDTYPPEQYATVTAFMADPDRVWTMWYELGAMLGSVAPNAAHRALTALQDLGRLRAVITQNIDNLHQAAGCVEVIEYHGNARQMRCLRCDGTRALDILKRTDKAPRCACGGVMKPDVVLFGDYIPEEAAAAADYAARAADVVLIVGTSATVYPAAQIPVTAKQHGAFIIECNLEPTGFSHNITDAFLRGPAGTTLPALAEAVRARLGQ; translated from the coding sequence ATGGATAGTGCCCTGGACAGCGCCGCCGACGCCATCGCGCGGGCGTCGCATGTGATTGCGGTGACGGGGGCGGGCATCTCGGTGGAGAGCGGGATTCCGGATTTTCGGAGCCCGGGCGGCATCTGGGATACGTACCCGCCGGAGCAGTATGCGACGGTAACTGCGTTCATGGCGGATCCGGATCGCGTTTGGACGATGTGGTATGAATTGGGCGCGATGCTGGGGAGCGTGGCTCCGAACGCGGCGCACCGGGCGTTGACGGCGCTCCAGGACCTGGGGCGGCTGCGCGCGGTGATCACACAGAATATCGACAATTTGCACCAGGCGGCGGGCTGCGTGGAGGTGATCGAGTACCATGGGAATGCGCGGCAGATGCGGTGCCTCCGGTGCGACGGGACGCGGGCGCTGGACATCCTGAAGCGGACGGACAAGGCGCCCCGGTGCGCGTGCGGCGGGGTGATGAAGCCGGATGTGGTGTTGTTTGGCGACTACATTCCGGAGGAGGCGGCCGCGGCGGCGGATTACGCGGCGCGCGCGGCGGATGTGGTCCTTATTGTGGGAACATCGGCGACGGTGTATCCCGCAGCGCAGATTCCGGTGACGGCGAAACAGCACGGCGCGTTCATCATCGAGTGCAATCTGGAGCCAACCGGGTTTTCCCACAACATCACGGACGCGTTCCTGCGGGGACCGGCGGGGACGACGCTGCCGGCGCTGGCGGAGGCGGTCCGGGCGCGGCTCGGCCAATAG
- a CDS encoding CopG family transcriptional regulator, with the protein MSDTHKRSTIYFEPPLHDALRRKAENAKRSVSEIVNEAVRAALAEDEEDLAAFEERAAEPSISYKDLVSDLKAHGKV; encoded by the coding sequence ATGAGTGATACGCACAAACGTTCCACCATCTATTTCGAGCCCCCGTTGCACGATGCATTGCGGCGCAAGGCGGAAAACGCGAAGCGATCGGTGTCCGAGATCGTGAACGAAGCGGTTCGTGCGGCGCTGGCCGAGGACGAGGAAGATCTTGCCGCCTTCGAGGAGCGGGCCGCGGAACCTTCGATAAGCTACAAAGATCTCGTGAGCGACCTGAAGGCCCATGGCAAAGTATGA
- a CDS encoding acyl-CoA thioesterase — MRAARPGKYPLLVTLPLRVQTYDIDFASHVNNQVYVRWLEDLRMEILRKYYPIQRFLDQGVAPILAATHITYKKAIGLADEPHARMWCTHLGRATMNLEASIGVGETQCAHAAHRVILLNLATNRPARIPEELAAAFDAENT, encoded by the coding sequence GTGCGCGCCGCCCGCCCCGGCAAATACCCGCTCCTCGTCACCCTGCCCCTCCGCGTCCAGACCTACGACATCGACTTCGCCAGCCACGTCAACAACCAGGTTTACGTCCGCTGGCTCGAAGACCTCCGCATGGAAATCCTCCGCAAGTACTACCCCATCCAGCGCTTCCTCGATCAAGGCGTCGCACCCATCCTCGCCGCCACCCACATCACCTACAAAAAAGCCATCGGCCTCGCCGACGAACCCCACGCCCGCATGTGGTGCACCCACCTCGGCCGCGCCACCATGAACCTCGAGGCCAGCATCGGCGTGGGGGAGACCCAGTGCGCCCACGCGGCCCACCGCGTCATCCTCCTCAACCTCGCCACCAACCGCCCCGCCCGAATCCCCGAAGAACTCGCCGCCGCCTTCGACGCGGAAAACACCTGA
- the smpB gene encoding SsrA-binding protein SmpB, protein MGEDTTIVQNRTARRNYEILDSFEAGIALVGTEVKSLRESGSMTLKDSYADIQKGEVFLVGAHINPYAKGNIYNHAAERPRKLLLHKREIDRLAQRIAEKGLTLIPLKVYFTRGIVKVELGLGRGKNVRDKRETIKARESKREMDRAIKHVGRK, encoded by the coding sequence ATGGGCGAAGACACCACCATCGTACAGAACCGGACCGCCCGGCGGAACTACGAGATCCTCGACTCCTTCGAAGCCGGGATCGCCCTCGTCGGAACCGAGGTCAAATCCCTCCGCGAATCCGGCAGCATGACCCTCAAGGACAGCTACGCCGACATCCAGAAGGGCGAAGTCTTCCTCGTCGGCGCCCACATCAACCCCTACGCCAAAGGCAACATCTACAACCACGCCGCCGAGCGCCCACGCAAGCTCCTCCTGCACAAACGCGAGATCGATCGCCTCGCCCAGCGCATCGCCGAAAAGGGCCTCACCCTCATCCCCCTCAAGGTCTACTTCACCCGCGGCATCGTCAAGGTCGAACTCGGCCTCGGGCGCGGCAAAAACGTCCGCGACAAGCGCGAGACCATCAAGGCCCGCGAGAGCAAGCGCGAAATGGACCGCGCCATCAAGCACGTCGGGCGGAAATAA